In Cygnus olor isolate bCygOlo1 chromosome 12, bCygOlo1.pri.v2, whole genome shotgun sequence, one DNA window encodes the following:
- the LOC121076619 gene encoding regulator of G-protein signaling 9-binding protein: MVKEECKALLDALSKVTACYRHMVLTIGGTSDSQNLREELKKTRQKAQELAVANRNKLTAVLKDKSVSKEDKAEFERLWVIFSTCLEILEIDMRRALELGHEFPLNVPKKHLIQTGMSGGTSGVAARAMSIQNMKYEAEHNIDVVDLKDLENEINQVGEMMYEMEMKVNVPQWTVEAKQDPGAELKSTISMGASSIGMISVEENKSFCDISKVLAGIIFSAVLIIAIVLAVCVVKLS, from the coding sequence ATGGTGAAGGAAGAGTGCAAGGCGCTGCTGGACGCGCTCAGTAAGGTGACCGCCTGCTACCGGCACATGGTGCTGACCATCGGCGGCACCTCGGACTCGCAGAACCTGCGCGAAGAGCTCAAGAAAACCCGGCAGAaagcccaggagctggcggTGGCCAACAGGAACAAGCTGACCGCGGTCCTGAAGGACAAAAGCGTAAGTAAGGAGGACAAAGCCGAGTTCGAGAGGCTATGGGTGATTTTCTCCACGTGTCTAGAGATCCTGGAGATCGACATGAGGAGAGCCCTGGAACTGGGCCACGAGTTCCCGCTGAATGTCCCCAAAAAGCACCTGATCCAGACGGGCATGAGCGGGGGAACCTCTGGCGTGGCCGCCAGGGCGATGAGCATCCAGAACATGAAATACGAGGCTGAGCACAATATAGACGTGGTGGATTTGAAAGACCTAGAAAACGAAATCAACCAGGTAGGAGAAATGATGTACGAGATGGAAATGAAGGTCAATGTCCCCCAGTGGACGGTAGAGGCTAAGCAAGACCCTGGGGCTGAACTCAAATCCACCATCAGCATGGGCGCATCTTCTATTGGCATGATCTCtgtggaggaaaataaatccttctgcGATATCAGCAAAGTTCTAGCTGGGATTATTTTCTCCGCTGTCCTCATTATCGCCATTGTCCTGGCAGTGTGTGTGGTAAAACTCTCTTAG